The following coding sequences lie in one Flagellimonas eckloniae genomic window:
- a CDS encoding M23 family metallopeptidase: protein MSKVKYYYDPDTLSYRKIEPKKSKRYRNLFFFIVGAALFGFLGLIVLLNTNLLNTPKELSLEREVRNYELQYEILGKKMEQMEQVLGNIEDRDNNIYRLYFEANPIPEEQRRAGFGGVNRYKSLEGFNNSEIIVNATQRLDIIQKQMVIQSKSLDEIAKLAEEKEKLLAAIPAIQPVRNEDLTRMASGYGWRSDPFTKARKMHWGMDFTAPRGVPIYATGDGTVKRADNRSSGYGKHIRIDHGYGYMSLYAHLSKYNVSKGQKVKRGDLIGFVGNTGRSEAPHLHYEVFKDEERINPINFYYGSLTAEEFENMLKFANQENQSLD, encoded by the coding sequence ATGTCTAAAGTTAAGTACTATTACGATCCTGATACACTTTCATATCGAAAGATTGAACCTAAAAAATCCAAAAGGTATCGGAATCTCTTCTTTTTCATTGTTGGGGCCGCATTATTCGGATTTCTAGGCCTTATTGTATTATTGAACACCAACTTGTTGAACACTCCCAAGGAACTTTCTTTGGAACGTGAGGTACGTAATTATGAACTCCAATACGAGATCTTGGGGAAGAAGATGGAGCAAATGGAGCAGGTTCTCGGTAACATTGAAGACAGGGACAACAATATTTACAGACTATATTTTGAAGCAAACCCCATTCCAGAAGAGCAACGTAGAGCTGGTTTTGGTGGTGTAAATCGATATAAATCTTTAGAAGGTTTCAACAATTCAGAAATCATTGTCAATGCTACGCAGCGTTTGGACATCATTCAGAAACAAATGGTGATCCAATCAAAATCATTGGATGAGATTGCTAAATTGGCTGAAGAAAAAGAAAAACTTTTAGCGGCTATTCCTGCCATACAACCCGTAAGAAATGAAGACCTAACGAGAATGGCATCAGGTTACGGGTGGCGATCCGATCCTTTTACGAAAGCCCGGAAAATGCATTGGGGCATGGATTTTACAGCACCAAGAGGTGTTCCCATTTACGCTACTGGAGATGGAACTGTTAAAAGAGCCGATAACCGATCATCCGGTTATGGCAAACACATTAGAATAGACCACGGTTACGGCTATATGTCCCTGTATGCACATTTAAGCAAGTACAATGTTAGCAAAGGCCAAAAGGTAAAACGTGGCGATTTGATTGGCTTTGTGGGAAACACTGGCCGTTCTGAAGCTCCCCATCTTCATTATGAAGTCTTTAAGGACGAAGAACGCATCAACCCCATTAACTTCTATTATGGAAGTTTGACGGCGGAAGAGTTTGAAAATATGCTCAAATTCGCCAACCAAGAAAACCAATCTCTGGATTAA
- a CDS encoding M1 family aminopeptidase, which yields MKFPADSSGTTILEFNNEAWGQKDLFNTLHNVQLIDVDDDIEKDLDSGWIILKHPKNLKTLEFEYDLKQDFYGNLATDKAYRPVITEDYFHVFSHNLFMFPKTSKTNFDITLDWIDFPEQYTIHNSFGSKKRNQFLENMDVELFESAIFVGGDFRILEDEINGNAISLATRGEWVPFGEKEVMQVLKQTLKCQRDFWEDHSQEYFTVTMQPFFQETGSSFQGTGLTNSFATSVSNNDFTDIDQMVYLFNHELMHNWIGNTIENENEEEQYWFSEGFTEYYTYKNVAKNKIKELDGAFFINSINETAKNLHSLSIKEVPNSEMNYENFWSDYEYRKLPYYRGTLFAFYLDYSIQKDSNGKYSLDNVMKDLLKVATDENKKLNHTVFKSVLKKYFPNRTDTVFKEFIVDGKLLPLADFYNEMKLEYEPTTQLFELGFELSEDGTQVDEVNKDSEAWKAGLRSGDKLYSRSIWYGNISKKVELGVLKEGNKVAIDFYPVKMAEVPQIQISEENTQILGF from the coding sequence ATGAAATTTCCTGCGGATTCATCGGGAACCACAATATTGGAATTCAATAATGAAGCTTGGGGTCAAAAAGACCTTTTTAATACCCTCCACAATGTACAATTGATAGATGTTGATGATGATATTGAAAAGGATTTGGACAGTGGTTGGATAATTCTAAAGCATCCCAAAAATCTTAAAACGCTGGAATTTGAGTACGACTTAAAGCAGGATTTTTATGGAAATTTAGCAACGGACAAGGCCTATCGTCCTGTTATAACGGAGGATTACTTCCATGTGTTTTCACATAATTTATTCATGTTTCCCAAGACTTCAAAAACCAATTTTGATATCACTTTGGATTGGATTGATTTTCCAGAGCAGTATACAATTCACAATAGTTTTGGAAGTAAAAAAAGAAATCAATTCCTAGAGAATATGGATGTGGAGTTATTTGAGAGTGCCATTTTTGTTGGGGGTGATTTTAGAATATTGGAAGATGAAATTAATGGAAATGCAATAAGCTTGGCCACTAGGGGAGAATGGGTTCCATTTGGGGAAAAGGAGGTAATGCAAGTTTTAAAACAGACCTTAAAGTGTCAGCGCGATTTTTGGGAGGATCATTCACAAGAATATTTTACTGTTACCATGCAGCCTTTTTTCCAAGAGACAGGTAGCAGCTTTCAAGGAACCGGATTGACCAACTCATTCGCGACCTCCGTCTCCAATAATGATTTTACTGATATAGATCAGATGGTGTACTTGTTCAATCATGAATTGATGCACAATTGGATTGGTAACACCATTGAAAATGAAAACGAAGAAGAGCAGTATTGGTTTAGTGAGGGTTTTACAGAGTATTACACTTATAAGAATGTAGCCAAAAACAAAATTAAGGAGCTAGATGGAGCTTTTTTTATAAACTCTATAAATGAAACTGCAAAGAATTTGCATTCGCTTTCAATAAAAGAAGTGCCAAATTCAGAAATGAACTATGAAAACTTTTGGTCCGACTATGAGTATCGAAAATTGCCCTATTACAGGGGGACCTTGTTTGCGTTTTACTTGGATTATTCAATTCAAAAGGATTCAAATGGAAAGTATAGTTTGGATAATGTCATGAAGGATTTGTTGAAAGTGGCAACGGATGAAAATAAAAAGTTGAACCATACCGTGTTTAAAAGCGTATTGAAAAAGTATTTTCCCAATCGAACCGATACAGTTTTTAAAGAATTTATTGTAGATGGAAAATTACTTCCTTTAGCGGATTTTTATAATGAAATGAAATTGGAATACGAGCCAACCACCCAGCTTTTTGAACTAGGTTTTGAACTTTCTGAAGATGGAACACAGGTAGATGAAGTTAACAAGGATAGTGAAGCATGGAAAGCGGGCCTTAGAAGTGGTGACAAATTATATTCAAGAAGTATATGGTATGGGAATATTTCCAAAAAAGTAGAATTAGGAGTACTGAAAGAAGGAAACAAAGTTGCTATTGACTTTTATCCAGTAAAAATGGCCGAAGTACCCCAAATCCAAATATCTGAAGAAAATACACAAATACTTGGATTCTAG
- the alaS gene encoding alanine--tRNA ligase, which translates to MTSQEVRAQFLDFFKGKKHKIVPSAPIVMKDDPTLMFTNAGMNQFKEFFLGNSISKSKRISDTQKCLRVSGKHNDLEEVGKDTYHHTMFEMLGNWSFGDYFKKEAIQWAWELLTDVYKIDKDSLYVSVFEGSDDADSLKMDKEAFDLWKAIVPEDRIIMGNKKDNFWEMGDQGPCGPCSEIHVDIRSKEEKAKVTGASLVNQDHPQVVEIWNLVFMQYNRKANGQLENLPEKHVDTGMGFERLCMVLQGVKSNYDTDVFTPLIREIETITGRKYGKDEETDIAIRVVSDHIRAVAFSIADGQLPSNTGAGYVIRRILRRGIRYGFTFLGTNKPFIYRLVKVLGETMGKAFPELREQYQLIENVVKEEENSFLSTLEQGLVLLDSVIKSSKNKTIDGQKAFELYDTFGFPIDLTSLILEEKGYKLDVEGFEKALKAQKDRSRAASEVSKEDWVVLLEDAEQEFIGYDTLEANVKLVKYRKVTSKKGGDQYHLVFNLTPFYAEGGGQVGDKGYLETTNGDVIYIIDTKKENNEIVHFSENLPKDVSGILKATVDKKQRWRTASNHTATHLLHQALREILGTHVEQKGSAVHSKYLRFDFSHFSKLSVEELRDVENFVNARIEGQLPFEESRNIPIKEAMDQGAMALFGEKYGDTVRTVRFGQSIELCGGTHVKNTADIWHFKIVSEGAVAAGIRRIEAITSDAVKEFYFKNNRMLFEIKDLLNNAQDPVKAVVGLQEENSTLKKQVEQLLKDKAKGLKNELISELNEINGVQFLSKKVDLDAGGIKDLAFEIGGQYSNLFLLLAAEKDGKALLSCYISKELVSEKGLNAGTIVRELGKHIQGGGGGQPFFATAGGKNPSGIQEALDKVKEYIS; encoded by the coding sequence ATGACATCCCAAGAGGTTAGAGCCCAGTTTTTAGACTTTTTTAAAGGGAAAAAGCATAAAATAGTTCCTTCGGCGCCAATAGTCATGAAAGATGACCCCACTTTGATGTTCACCAATGCAGGAATGAACCAATTCAAGGAATTCTTTTTGGGAAATTCCATCTCAAAATCGAAACGGATTTCCGATACCCAGAAATGTCTTAGAGTTAGCGGCAAGCATAACGATTTGGAGGAAGTTGGTAAGGACACTTATCACCATACCATGTTTGAGATGTTGGGGAACTGGAGTTTTGGGGATTATTTTAAAAAGGAGGCTATTCAATGGGCTTGGGAGTTGTTGACCGATGTCTACAAAATTGATAAGGATAGTCTTTATGTTTCTGTTTTTGAAGGGAGTGATGATGCGGATAGTTTGAAAATGGATAAGGAGGCCTTTGATTTATGGAAAGCCATTGTTCCTGAAGACCGAATTATCATGGGGAACAAAAAGGACAATTTTTGGGAGATGGGAGATCAAGGTCCTTGTGGGCCATGTTCTGAGATTCATGTGGATATTAGATCAAAGGAAGAAAAAGCTAAAGTAACTGGAGCTTCGTTGGTAAACCAAGATCATCCGCAGGTTGTGGAGATTTGGAACTTGGTTTTTATGCAGTACAATAGAAAAGCCAATGGACAGCTTGAAAATCTACCTGAGAAACATGTTGATACCGGAATGGGTTTTGAACGTTTGTGTATGGTTTTACAGGGCGTAAAGTCCAACTATGACACGGATGTTTTTACCCCGTTGATTCGCGAAATAGAAACCATCACAGGTCGTAAATATGGTAAAGATGAGGAGACCGACATTGCCATACGGGTTGTTTCTGATCACATCAGGGCCGTTGCATTTTCCATAGCAGATGGGCAATTGCCGAGCAATACAGGAGCTGGTTATGTAATCCGAAGGATTTTGAGACGTGGCATCCGTTATGGATTTACGTTTTTAGGAACCAATAAACCATTTATCTATAGATTGGTAAAGGTGCTGGGCGAGACCATGGGGAAAGCATTTCCGGAGCTACGCGAGCAGTATCAATTGATAGAAAATGTGGTCAAAGAAGAGGAAAATTCATTTTTGAGCACCTTAGAGCAAGGATTGGTATTGTTGGATTCCGTGATTAAATCGTCAAAAAATAAAACCATTGATGGGCAAAAAGCTTTTGAACTCTACGATACTTTTGGTTTTCCTATTGACTTGACTTCTTTGATTCTGGAGGAAAAAGGATATAAGCTCGATGTTGAAGGGTTTGAAAAGGCGTTAAAAGCTCAAAAGGACCGTTCTAGGGCTGCTTCCGAAGTATCCAAAGAAGATTGGGTGGTTTTACTTGAAGATGCGGAGCAAGAATTTATAGGTTACGATACTTTGGAAGCTAATGTGAAATTGGTAAAATATCGAAAAGTAACCAGTAAAAAAGGAGGGGATCAGTATCATCTGGTCTTTAACCTTACTCCATTTTATGCGGAAGGTGGTGGTCAAGTAGGCGATAAAGGATATTTAGAGACTACAAATGGAGATGTAATCTACATTATTGATACCAAGAAGGAGAACAATGAAATAGTTCATTTTTCTGAGAATTTACCTAAGGATGTTTCAGGAATACTTAAAGCTACAGTAGATAAAAAACAGCGATGGAGAACCGCTAGTAATCATACGGCAACGCATTTATTACATCAAGCATTACGGGAAATTTTAGGCACCCATGTAGAACAGAAAGGTTCGGCAGTACATTCCAAATACCTCCGTTTCGATTTTTCACACTTTTCCAAGTTGAGTGTTGAGGAATTAAGGGATGTAGAGAACTTCGTGAATGCCCGTATTGAAGGTCAGCTACCGTTTGAGGAAAGTAGAAACATCCCCATCAAAGAGGCAATGGACCAAGGTGCAATGGCGCTGTTTGGAGAAAAATATGGTGATACAGTGCGCACGGTTCGTTTTGGGCAATCCATTGAACTTTGCGGAGGGACCCACGTGAAAAACACTGCGGATATTTGGCATTTTAAGATTGTATCCGAAGGTGCTGTTGCAGCAGGAATACGAAGAATTGAGGCTATTACCTCAGATGCGGTCAAAGAATTCTACTTCAAAAACAATAGAATGCTTTTTGAAATCAAGGATTTGTTGAACAATGCGCAGGATCCAGTAAAGGCAGTTGTTGGATTACAAGAAGAAAATTCAACCTTAAAAAAGCAGGTGGAACAGCTGCTTAAGGATAAGGCGAAGGGACTTAAAAATGAGTTGATATCCGAGTTGAATGAAATCAACGGGGTGCAGTTTTTATCCAAAAAAGTGGATTTAGATGCCGGGGGAATCAAAGATTTGGCCTTTGAGATAGGAGGGCAGTATTCAAACTTATTTTTATTGCTTGCTGCTGAAAAGGATGGAAAGGCCCTGCTGTCTTGCTATATTTCCAAAGAACTTGTCTCGGAAAAAGGCTTGAATGCAGGAACAATTGTTCGCGAATTGGGAAAACATATTCAAGGTGGAGGTGGTGGACAACCATTTTTCGCTACTGCAGGGGGTAAGAACCCATCAGGTATTCAAGAAGCTTTGGATAAGGTGAAGGAATATATTTCCTGA
- a CDS encoding TPM domain-containing protein yields the protein MPYPKVSLLIALCYVSIGWGQFAIPEKPKKQTSVYDYVNLLPASQSKALEQKLIRYSDSTSTQIVVAIIRSTEGENINYLGAQWGQKWGIGQAEKDNGILVLLAKDDRRIAINTGYGVEGALTDFMSKRIIESIIIPEFKKGDYYGGLDKGSDAIFQVLNGEFKEERSFGNDQGFKFESLLPFIIFIIIIIILSRRNKNNRGGRGGGRKTGMDIWDMIILSNMGRSSRSSGGGFGGGGFGSGGFGGGFGGGGFGGGGASGGW from the coding sequence ATGCCATATCCAAAGGTTAGTCTTCTTATTGCCTTATGCTATGTTTCCATAGGATGGGGACAGTTTGCCATCCCGGAAAAACCTAAAAAACAAACAAGTGTTTATGATTATGTGAATCTACTGCCCGCCTCTCAAAGTAAGGCTTTGGAACAAAAACTGATTCGATATTCCGATAGCACCTCCACACAAATTGTAGTTGCAATAATACGTTCTACAGAAGGCGAAAACATTAATTATTTAGGTGCCCAATGGGGTCAAAAGTGGGGAATTGGGCAAGCGGAAAAAGACAATGGTATACTTGTTCTGTTAGCCAAGGATGACCGAAGGATAGCCATTAACACCGGATATGGGGTAGAAGGCGCCCTAACAGATTTTATGTCCAAGCGGATTATAGAATCCATTATTATCCCGGAATTTAAAAAAGGTGATTATTACGGTGGATTGGATAAGGGTTCGGATGCTATTTTCCAAGTATTGAACGGCGAATTCAAGGAAGAACGCTCTTTTGGCAATGATCAAGGGTTTAAATTTGAATCATTGCTTCCGTTCATCATCTTCATTATTATCATCATTATTCTTTCCAGACGAAACAAAAACAATCGCGGAGGTCGCGGTGGAGGTCGAAAAACAGGAATGGATATCTGGGATATGATTATCTTAAGTAATATGGGCCGTAGTTCAAGATCTTCTGGAGGAGGGTTTGGAGGCGGTGGTTTCGGTTCTGGTGGATTTGGTGGAGGCTTTGGTGGAGGCGGTTTTGGAGGCGGTGGTGCTTCAGGTGGTTGGTGA
- a CDS encoding MerR family transcriptional regulator codes for MHVDLPEKRYYGIGEVAKAFGVNTSLIRFWEREFDVLQPKKNAKGNRKFTPQDITNLQLIYHLVKERGFTLEGAKTHLKEEKQKTLSTFEVVQKLQKVRAELLKIKEQL; via the coding sequence ATGCACGTAGATCTTCCTGAAAAACGATATTACGGCATTGGAGAAGTAGCCAAGGCATTTGGCGTAAACACATCTTTAATTCGGTTTTGGGAAAGGGAGTTCGATGTACTTCAACCAAAAAAAAATGCAAAGGGAAATCGAAAATTTACCCCACAGGATATAACAAACCTGCAACTGATCTACCACTTGGTAAAAGAACGTGGATTTACTTTGGAAGGGGCCAAAACACATCTAAAAGAAGAAAAGCAAAAAACACTCTCAACTTTTGAGGTGGTACAAAAACTACAAAAAGTACGTGCTGAACTTCTCAAAATAAAAGAACAATTATAA
- a CDS encoding GSCFA domain-containing protein, with translation MKLQTKIPIEKADNPIDYQSKLLLLGSCFVENIGGKLGYYKFQQVQNPFGILFHPLAIENLVERAIEGHFYQENEVFEQNGRWHCFDAHSDLSANTSEELLQSLNNTLKEAKQQAEESTHILITLGTSWIYRNVNSGKVVGNCHKVPQKEFSKELLATEVIQASLKRLIGLFQSINPKVQIVITISPVRHLKDGFVENQRSKANLIAAVHQLTKEHDVSYFPSYEIMMDELRDYRFYGMDMVHPNELAVDYIWERFKTIWISSHSHEIMDEVEAIQKGLQHRPFNPDSKEHQQFKKSLQTKITYLKERYPFMKFD, from the coding sequence ATGAAACTTCAAACCAAAATCCCTATCGAAAAAGCAGATAATCCAATAGATTATCAAAGCAAACTTTTGCTGCTGGGATCCTGTTTTGTTGAAAATATAGGGGGTAAGCTTGGATACTATAAGTTCCAGCAAGTACAAAATCCTTTTGGAATTTTATTTCATCCTTTGGCCATTGAAAATTTGGTGGAACGTGCTATTGAAGGTCATTTTTATCAGGAAAATGAGGTTTTTGAACAAAATGGAAGATGGCATTGCTTTGATGCCCATTCAGATTTAAGTGCCAATACTTCAGAAGAATTGCTGCAAAGCCTGAATAACACCCTTAAAGAAGCCAAACAGCAAGCTGAAGAGTCAACCCATATTCTTATTACATTGGGAACTTCCTGGATTTACAGGAATGTCAACTCGGGGAAAGTCGTTGGGAATTGTCATAAAGTTCCCCAGAAAGAGTTTTCCAAGGAATTATTAGCTACAGAAGTGATTCAGGCAAGCTTGAAAAGGCTGATAGGTTTGTTCCAATCCATCAACCCAAAAGTTCAGATTGTTATTACTATTTCCCCGGTACGCCATTTAAAAGATGGATTTGTCGAAAACCAAAGAAGCAAGGCAAATCTCATTGCTGCAGTCCATCAATTGACAAAGGAACATGATGTGTCTTATTTTCCATCGTATGAAATTATGATGGATGAATTACGCGACTATCGTTTTTATGGAATGGATATGGTTCATCCCAACGAACTTGCCGTTGATTATATATGGGAAAGGTTTAAAACGATCTGGATTTCTTCGCATTCCCATGAAATTATGGATGAGGTGGAGGCCATTCAAAAAGGGTTACAGCATCGACCCTTTAATCCAGATTCCAAGGAACATCAACAATTTAAAAAGTCGCTCCAGACGAAAATTACGTATCTTAAGGAAAGGTATCCTTTTATGAAATTTGACTAA
- a CDS encoding TPM domain-containing protein, translated as MSHVEKFLTAEEEQEIVEAILEAEKNTSGEIRVHIEATAKIDHFSRAQQLFHFLKMDNTKEENGVLLYVAVDDKKFVIYGDSGIDRAVPKGFWDTTKDLISSHFKNGAFKQGIVEGVLKTGKELEAHFPWNYNDTNELSDAISKG; from the coding sequence ATGTCGCACGTAGAGAAATTTTTAACTGCTGAAGAGGAACAGGAGATTGTTGAAGCCATTCTTGAAGCCGAAAAAAACACTTCAGGAGAAATCAGGGTCCATATTGAAGCTACAGCCAAAATAGATCACTTTAGCAGGGCCCAGCAACTATTTCATTTTCTTAAAATGGATAATACCAAAGAGGAAAATGGTGTTTTGTTATATGTGGCCGTTGATGACAAAAAATTTGTCATTTATGGAGATAGTGGCATTGACAGGGCCGTTCCAAAGGGTTTTTGGGATACTACAAAAGACCTGATTTCATCGCATTTTAAAAATGGTGCTTTTAAACAAGGTATTGTTGAGGGCGTATTAAAAACTGGAAAGGAACTAGAAGCTCATTTTCCATGGAACTACAATGACACCAATGAATTGAGCGATGCCATATCCAAAGGTTAG
- a CDS encoding DUF4230 domain-containing protein: MKKVLVGAIIALASVLIYKSCADDREQLSILKENSLLIQQELQNVSKLIVTEGHFVEVYNYADSKELFGTLVTADKKALVVVNAEATIAYDLSKVVYEMDEEQKTIYINAIPEAEIKINPDFEYYDVTADYFNPFKAEDYNTIKQDVTISLLKKVKASSLKSNAENRLISELSKIFVVTKTLGWTLHYEGNPIDDSKNLEEILP, translated from the coding sequence ATGAAAAAAGTACTTGTTGGAGCAATCATTGCCTTAGCATCAGTTTTGATTTATAAATCTTGTGCAGATGATAGGGAGCAGCTGTCCATTTTAAAAGAAAATTCATTGCTCATTCAGCAAGAATTGCAAAACGTGTCCAAACTCATTGTAACCGAAGGACATTTTGTTGAGGTATACAATTATGCCGATTCAAAAGAATTGTTTGGCACATTGGTCACAGCGGATAAGAAAGCATTGGTAGTTGTAAACGCAGAGGCCACAATTGCCTATGACCTTTCTAAGGTTGTTTATGAAATGGATGAGGAGCAAAAAACAATCTATATCAACGCTATTCCAGAGGCTGAAATTAAGATTAATCCAGATTTTGAATATTATGATGTTACAGCGGATTATTTTAATCCATTTAAAGCGGAAGATTACAATACCATAAAACAAGATGTAACCATTTCGCTATTGAAAAAGGTGAAAGCATCATCCTTAAAATCCAATGCGGAAAATCGTTTGATTAGTGAACTTTCCAAGATATTTGTTGTTACAAAGACACTGGGGTGGACTTTGCATTATGAAGGGAATCCTATTGATGATTCTAAAAATTTAGAGGAAATTTTGCCTTAA
- a CDS encoding aromatic amino acid hydroxylase: MINPKYESNPILDKLPIHLKQFIKPQNYDDYSAIDQAVWRYVMRKNVDYLSRVAHKSYVDGLLKTGISIDHIPNMYGMNRILKEIGWAAVAVDGFIPPSAFMEFQAYNVLVIASDIRQLENIEYTPAPDIIHEGAGHAPIIANPEYAEYLRRFGEIGSKAISSAKDYELYQAVRHLSIIKEATETPKEEIDKAEKQIEELQKNMGIPSEMALIRNLHWWTVEYGLIGTLDNPKIYGAGLLSSIGESKWCMQSDVVKEQYTIDAAQKAFDITKPQPQLFVTPNFAHLSQVLEDFANTMALRTGGLSGIQKLIDSKALGSIELSTGIQISGHFHTIIEHEGKPIYVRTVGPTALAYREKELVGHSTLDHSEGFGSPIGKLKGINLAIEDMGPRDLMAYKIFEGEQVSLEFEGGVKIKGTIVTGTRNLQGKIILITFKDCKVTHDGTILFLPNWGLYHMAVGQKVVSAFNGPADLNSFNLISHKITETTIKPKTDNKKKQLELYYAQIRDFRTGINTTISRNKVFQELKKDYPDDWLLPTELYELAKESNDQDFQTDILKHLETVKLNNPKVGHLIDDGISLVDATLVD, from the coding sequence ATGATTAATCCCAAATACGAAAGCAATCCTATTTTAGATAAACTGCCCATACATTTAAAGCAGTTTATAAAACCGCAAAATTATGATGATTATTCAGCAATAGATCAAGCGGTATGGCGCTATGTAATGCGAAAAAATGTGGATTATTTAAGTAGGGTAGCACATAAATCATATGTAGATGGCTTATTAAAAACAGGGATTTCAATTGACCATATCCCCAATATGTATGGAATGAACCGCATTCTAAAAGAAATTGGATGGGCAGCGGTCGCAGTGGATGGTTTTATTCCACCATCGGCATTTATGGAGTTTCAAGCTTACAATGTGTTGGTTATCGCATCAGATATTAGACAACTTGAAAATATTGAATACACCCCTGCACCGGACATTATTCATGAAGGAGCGGGACACGCTCCCATAATTGCAAATCCGGAGTATGCCGAATATTTAAGACGATTTGGGGAAATTGGAAGTAAGGCTATTTCTAGTGCCAAAGACTATGAACTGTACCAGGCCGTAAGACACCTTTCCATTATAAAAGAGGCCACAGAAACCCCAAAAGAGGAAATTGACAAAGCCGAAAAACAAATAGAAGAACTACAGAAAAATATGGGAATTCCCAGTGAAATGGCACTTATTCGCAACTTACATTGGTGGACTGTGGAATATGGTTTGATTGGCACTCTGGATAATCCAAAAATTTATGGAGCAGGGCTGCTTTCATCTATTGGGGAAAGTAAATGGTGCATGCAAAGCGATGTTGTTAAAGAGCAGTATACCATCGATGCCGCGCAAAAAGCATTTGATATTACCAAACCGCAACCACAACTTTTTGTAACTCCAAATTTTGCCCATTTGAGTCAAGTTTTGGAAGATTTTGCAAATACCATGGCGCTACGAACCGGAGGCCTATCTGGCATACAAAAATTAATAGATTCCAAGGCTCTTGGAAGTATTGAACTAAGTACAGGAATTCAAATATCTGGGCATTTTCATACTATAATTGAACATGAAGGCAAACCCATTTATGTACGAACAGTTGGTCCTACGGCATTGGCATATCGTGAAAAAGAATTAGTTGGGCATAGTACTTTGGACCATTCTGAAGGTTTTGGCTCTCCAATTGGTAAACTAAAAGGCATTAACTTGGCTATTGAGGATATGGGGCCTCGCGATTTAATGGCCTATAAAATTTTTGAAGGGGAACAGGTTTCTTTAGAATTTGAGGGAGGAGTGAAAATAAAGGGCACCATTGTTACCGGAACCCGAAACTTACAAGGTAAAATCATTTTGATTACGTTTAAAGATTGTAAGGTTACCCATGACGGTACAATTTTATTTCTGCCCAATTGGGGACTATATCATATGGCCGTGGGTCAAAAAGTGGTTTCAGCATTCAATGGCCCAGCCGACCTGAATAGTTTTAATCTTATCTCGCACAAGATTACGGAAACTACGATTAAGCCAAAAACAGATAACAAAAAAAAGCAATTGGAATTGTACTACGCACAAATCAGGGATTTTAGAACAGGCATAAATACAACCATTTCCAGAAACAAGGTTTTCCAAGAACTCAAAAAGGATTATCCAGACGATTGGTTATTGCCCACAGAGCTTTACGAACTGGCCAAGGAGAGTAATGACCAAGACTTTCAAACCGATATTCTAAAGCATTTGGAAACTGTTAAATTGAATAATCCAAAAGTGGGACATCTTATTGATGATGGAATTTCATTGGTGGATGCCACTTTAGTTGACTAG
- a CDS encoding LemA family protein yields MKKGILAIIVLVVLAVLLGGWYIKTNNTLVDMKGQATKQWANVESSYQRRSDLIGNLVKTVQGAADFERGTLKDVIEARAKATSTTIDANNITPEQLTQFQQAQTGLSSALSRLLVTVERYPDLKSNQNFLELQSQLEGTENRINVERNRFNDIAGEYNITIEKIPTNIIASIANFDPVALFSSNPGAENAPDVNFDFN; encoded by the coding sequence ATGAAAAAGGGTATTCTTGCCATAATCGTACTTGTTGTGCTAGCCGTTTTGCTTGGGGGCTGGTACATAAAAACCAACAACACTTTGGTTGATATGAAAGGACAGGCCACAAAACAATGGGCCAATGTTGAAAGTTCCTATCAACGAAGGAGCGATTTAATAGGTAACTTGGTAAAAACAGTACAAGGAGCTGCGGATTTTGAAAGGGGCACCTTAAAAGATGTTATTGAAGCCCGTGCCAAGGCAACTTCCACAACTATAGATGCCAATAATATTACCCCAGAACAATTGACACAGTTTCAGCAGGCCCAGACCGGCCTTTCTTCGGCACTTTCACGGCTTTTGGTCACTGTGGAACGCTATCCAGATCTTAAATCCAATCAGAACTTTTTGGAATTACAGTCACAATTAGAGGGCACGGAAAATAGAATTAACGTAGAGCGTAACAGATTCAATGATATAGCTGGTGAATACAATATTACCATTGAGAAAATCCCAACCAATATAATTGCCAGCATTGCCAATTTTGACCCAGTTGCATTATTTAGCTCCAATCCAGGCGCTGAAAATGCTCCGGATGTAAACTTCGATTTTAATTAA